In Ureibacillus thermophilus, the genomic stretch TTCACGGAATAGGAATTGAATCGGATATTGAAGTAGAACAACATCCATTGTTCGCGATGGAAATTGTGCCGCTGCGGGGAGAGTTTGCAGAAGGAGACTATAGCGAAGAAATAGCTTATGTTCAGAAGGTGTTAAACGGTTTAGGATACAATTTGGAAAGAACGGATGGATTTTATGATGAAGAAACGGCAGAAGCAGTCGCCTCCTATCGAGAAAAATTTAAGTTGAAGAGGGGAAGACATATGGATGATGAATTCTTCGCAAGCATTCGCGAAAAAGTAGTTTTATTTAAAGAAGATATGGAACAGGATGTACAGCTGAAAATGGGATTAAATGTTATCATGCATAAAATTAAAGGGGACATTTAAAGAATTAAAGTAAAAAAGGCGGATGAGGAAGAGGATATTATGTTCAATTTGGGCATATATCCTCTTTTTATATTAGTTGAATAAGCCAAAGAGAAACTTCTTCAGCAATAGGGGATAATCGGGATTTGAGTCTATTGTTTTTGCGAATTTTGTTCTTTATTTAAATAAAAAACACCTACGAATACAATTAAGAAGCCGATAACTTTTATAGCTATAGTTTTAAAAGTTTTATTGAATACTGTTGTACTCATAAGCGTCCATCCTAAAGGAATGAATAAAATTCCTATGGTTGAATTTATTATTTTCATCAATTATTCACCTCAAATATAAACTCTATTAATGCATGTTCGGCAATTAGTGTTTATTTCCTTGTTAGTTCTAATCTAAAAAGTTCGTTTGGTGTATTTCTATTGAGTGTGTTTGCTTCTTCAATTCGTGCGTTTACTACTCCCTTTGGTGTGGATACTGCTCCATTTCGTGCGTTTGCTTCCTCCATTCGTGCGGATACTGCCTCGTTTCGTGCGGTTACTACTCCATTTCGTGCGGATACTGCCACGTTTCGTGCGATTGCTCCTCTCTTTTGTGCGGTTGCTTCCTCCATTCGTGCGGATACTGCATTGTTTTGTGCGTTTACCTCCTCCATTCGTGCGGATACTGCCTCGTTTCGTGCGTTTGCTTCCTCAATTCGTGCGGATACTGCCTCGTTTCGTGCGTTTGCTTCCTCAATTCGTGCGGATACTGCCTCGTTTCGTGCGTTTACTTTCTCATTTGGTGCGGATACTGCCTCGTTTCGTGCGGTTGCCTCCTCATTTGGTGCGGATACTGCATTGTTTTGTGCGTTTACCTCCTCCATTTCGTGCGGATACTGCTCCATTTCGTGCGTTTACTTTCTAATTTGGTGCGGATACAAACACGTTTCGTGCGTTTACCTCCTCATTTCGTGCGGATACTGCTCCATTTCGTGCGTTTACTTTCTCATTTGGTGCGGATACAAACACGTTTCGTGCGGTTGCCTCCTCATTTCGTGCGGATACTGCCACGTTTCGTGCGGTTACTACTCCATTTCGTGCGGATACTGCCTCGTTTCGTGCGTTTACTACTCCATTTCGTGCGGATACTGCCCCGTTTCGTGCGATTGCTCCTCTCTTTTGTGCGGTTGCTTCCTCATTTCGTGCGGATACTGCCTCATTTCGTGCGGTTGCTTCCTCATTTCGTGCGGATACTGCATTGTTTTGTGCGTTTACCTCCTCAATTCGTGCGGATACTGCCTCGTTTCGTGCGTTTATTCCTCCATTTCGTGCGGATACTACCCCGTTTCGTGCATTTGCTTCCTCATTTCGTGCGGATACTGCTCCGTTTCGTGCGTTTGCTTCCTTATTTCGTGCGGATACTGCCGCATTTATTTGTCATAATGGATTCTTTTATTGCATACATATGATAAAATAGGAAATTTTTTTAAATTCAAAGAGGTGTTTTGATGAACACATAAAATGTCCTTCCCAGATACATATTTTGCAAATGCTACAATCGAGAAGTTAGAAAATCCAAACCATGTCATCATTTCTTTGGGTAATCATGAGAATACCTTTGATTTGGATATTTCTGTTGCTATCAAATGGAGTGAATTTTGCCGTAAAGTCGACGGATGAATCATTTTTTTGATAAAATTTTTGGGAATCATTTCTGTTAATAAATTCCTAGTTTCCCTCTACGCAAATTTTTATTACTTTGCTAAAATGTACAATAGTTAGTAGGAAACGGCGGTGGGATGAGTGATAGAAGAGATTTTATTAGAATTCTTAAAAGCTATAGCTAGAATGTTTATGAACCCTCTATTGTATATGGCAATTATCATGGCAATTTTTCTTGGATATGTGCGTGTCAAAAGGGAAAGAAAGTTTTTCAAAACCCGGATTTTGTGGGGATGGACGGAATTGGTTGGGCTCATTAAAGAAGGGATTTGGTTTGCACTGATTATTTCTGTGCTCAGCCTGCTTGTTGGATTAACTCAATCTATAGAGTTGCTATTTTTCGTTGCAGCTTTTAGCATCTTTGGCTTGATTCTATATAATTTCCATCTTCTTTCCCCAATGGTCCTTATTGGGTTGAGTCTCGCATCTTTAATGGTGATGAATGAAGAGCATTGGTCATTTGAGATATTTGGATGGAAAATTCAAGGACTGGATGTGTTCGAAGGTGCGGCTGTTACATGCGCACTCATGGCTGGGATATTGCTAATTGCAGAAAGCCGTTTAATTAAAAAATATGGTGTGAATTACGCTTCGCCAATGATTGAGAAGTCTAAAAGGGGATTACATGGTGTTGCGTTTTTTACAAAGAAATTATGGCTGTTGCCCATTTTTTTCGTCGTTCCGGGACAAGCTATTGATGCGTATTTTCCTTGGTGGCCGCAATTTTCGCTAAATCATCAACAATTTGCGTTAGTTTTATTTCCATTTCTTATTGGATTTCAGCAAATAACGAGACGTTCTTTGCCGTTGGATGTGTATCCTAAGTTGTCAAGAGCGGTTTGGATTTTAGGAGGACTCGTTCTTATTGGGGGGCTGGTCGGTTATTTTTATCCAATTGCAGCGGTTGTAGCAGTATTTGCTGGAGCCATCATTCGCTTATTTATATCGTATATTTTTAAAGTGCGGGAACGACGTGATGTATATGCGGTTTCTGCTCGTCCAAATGGTGTGATGATTGCAGCGGTTTTACCAGAATCACCAGCGGAAAAA encodes the following:
- a CDS encoding PDZ domain-containing protein, whose translation is MVGLIKEGIWFALIISVLSLLVGLTQSIELLFFVAAFSIFGLILYNFHLLSPMVLIGLSLASLMVMNEEHWSFEIFGWKIQGLDVFEGAAVTCALMAGILLIAESRLIKKYGVNYASPMIEKSKRGLHGVAFFTKKLWLLPIFFVVPGQAIDAYFPWWPQFSLNHQQFALVLFPFLIGFQQITRRSLPLDVYPKLSRAVWILGGLVLIGGLVGYFYPIAAVVAVFAGAIIRLFISYIFKVRERRDVYAVSARPNGVMIAAVLPESPAEKMGLQAGEIIRKVNGREVHNELELYEALQINAAYCKLEVLNHKNEVRLTQHEVYSKDHYRIGLLIIE